Proteins encoded by one window of Cannabis sativa cultivar Pink pepper isolate KNU-18-1 chromosome 4, ASM2916894v1, whole genome shotgun sequence:
- the LOC115712103 gene encoding probable serine/threonine-protein kinase PBL16 isoform X4, whose protein sequence is MESYSNLVVFTSEDLKSFTNSFHQKNLIGDTQFGKLFRGCIRNLTGVICTQENRDVTVKIWDEKSNCLNLDSDEHLMIKEEVKFLTHPSIHCHPNLVKLIGFCCEKEVRGVVYDLNPRDILHNIILKDVLSWTQRVNIIFQLASVLEFLHTQEMPYLVLNICESHIMLDWDCNIKLCDFGLISGGIIGEISALKKQITIPIGYVDPFFAAKAWYRWLLANRERRVLIRCNSVGSYIHEGTGPREAQTNTR, encoded by the exons ATGGAGTCATATTCTAACCTTGTAGTATTCACATCTGAGGACTTAAAATCATTCACCAACAGTTTCCACCAGAAGAATCTGATTGGAGACACTCAGTTTGGTAAGTTATTTAGGGGTTGTATAAGGAATTTAACAGGTGTTATATGCACTCAAGAAAATCGAGATGTGACTGTCAAGATATGGGATGAAAAATCAAATTGCTTGAACTTGGATTCCGATGAGCATTTGATGATCAAA GAAGAAGTAAAATTTTTAACCCATCCAAGCATTCACTGTCATCCCAACTTGGTCAAATTGATTGGTTTTTGCTGTGAAAAAGAAGTGAGAGGTGTAGTCTATGACCTAAATCCAAGGGATATTTTGCATAATATCATCTTAAAAG ATGTTCTTAGCTGGACCCAAAGAGTAAATATTATCTTTCAACTTGCTAGTGTCCTTGAATTTTTACATACACAAGAAATGCCATATTTGGTTCTCAATATTTGTGAATCACACATAATGCTGGACTGG GATTGCAATATAAAATTATGTGATTTTGGCCTCATTAGTGGAGGAATCATAGGTGAAATCAGTGCTTTAAAGAAACAAATAACAATTCCCATTGGTTATGTTGATCCTTTTTTTGCAGCCAAAG CATGGTATAGGTGGCTACTGGCAAACCGGGAGCGACGTGTTCTCATTCGGTGTAATTCTGTTGGGTCTTATATCCACGAGGGTACTGGGCCTAGAGAGGCCCAAACTAATACCCGATAA
- the LOC115713196 gene encoding uncharacterized protein LOC115713196, which yields MVPSVVGELIEILQINPYSSFFRSLGDLEHLENQKIIIRTDIGLDQRVYNAPTSSQVAAIWTENDDGEELIGRDIFVYNHSGLSHKVQYYYGCYDPLQYPLLFPYGDIGWHEDIKRNSGGRNSTYNEINQSVNPDQSTNADELIAREERGEVVSCREYYCYKLQIRENDNSILLKFGRLLQQYVVDMYVKIETSRLDYYRRYQEEFRHEIYRGIVDTFTLGERNASNIGKRMILPSSFIGGPRDMRKRYMEAMALVQHYGKPDIFLTMTCNPNWPEIINELEEHEESQNRPDLVSRVFHSKLEEMKDELFKRKIFGEVSAYVYVIEHQKRGLPHAHFLIILQRDYKLYAPESFDEIVSAEIPDKNTNPHLYKIVVKHMMHGPCGVLKPSNICMKKNGFCKSNYPKNYAPNTTVGSDCFPIYKRPHNGVYVKVRGSKLDNRWVVPYNPYLLAKFDCHINVEICSTVKAVKYLYKYIYKGHDRVAFNLTSEESINEVDEIKQYQCGRWITPPEAMWRKYGFIINEMYPSVYSLHLHLEDQQSVTFHGNADLNNILNSDRYQKSMLTEFFATNKVDENAKRLLYKEFPQHYVWDNQHKQWTPRKKKKVIGRIVTANPLEGERYYLRLLLSHVRGPTSFEDLRYIDGIVAPTFRDAATMRGLLQTDNTLEDCLQEASIFQMPNSLRRLFATILVFCNPNNPRYLWERFEKEMSIDYKTSEDSTSNVRLEALKSIALAIESMGKDINTFNLIDNHISFDDEEIQTREINDELGVEVPEEDNATSEYLNNEQKEIYDAILEKVFDNKSAAFFIDGPGGTGKTFLYKALLAKIRSKNLVALATASSGVAASILPGGRTAHSRFKIPLHTGDKNTCSVSKQSGLANLLRQAKLIIWDEAPMTRKQHLEAFDQMLKDITDSDLPFGGKVVVFGGDFRQVLLVVRKGTREEQVQSSLVYSYLWSTLTKFRLIENMRARLDPAFSNYVLEVGNGMPPNTVNEIIKIPHQMLIPYIEEKISVDQLIEDVFNNLTDFSNNISTVMN from the exons ATGGTTCCATCAGTTGTTGGTGAACTAATAGAAATTCTCCAAATCAATCCATATTCTTCATTTTTCAGATCACTAGGTGATTTGGAACATCttgaaaaccaaaaaataattatacgaACAGATATTGGACTTGATCAACGCGTTTACAATGCCCCAACGTCTTCACAAGTTGCAGCAATATGGACAGAAAATGATGATGGTGAAGAACTAATTGGTCGTGACATTTTTGTATATAATCATTCTGGTTTAAGTCATAAAGTGCAATACTATTACGGTTGTTATGATCCACTACAATATCCATTGTTGTTTCCCTATGGAGATATTGGATGGCATGAAGACATTAAAAGGAATAGTGGAGGTCGCAATTCTAcatataatgaaataaatcaatCTGTAAACCCTGACCAATCAACCAATGCAGATGAATTAATTGCAAGAGAAGAAAGAG GGGAAGTAGTTTCATGCCGTGAATATTACTGTTACAAACTACAGATTCGAGAAAATGACAATTCAATCTTACTTAAGTTTGGAAGACTATTACAACAATATGTTGTTGATATGTATGTTAAAATTGAAACGTCAAGATTGGATTATTATCGACGCTACCAAGAAGAATTTCGGCATGAGATATATCGAGGTATTGTCGATACATTTACTCTCGGAGAAAGAAATGCTTCTAATATTGGAAAACGTATGATTCTCCCATCATCATTTATTGGAGGTCCGAGGGACATGAGAAAACGATACATGGAAGCAATGGCTTTAGTTCAACATTATGGAAAACCTGATATTTTCTTAACAATGACATGCAATCCAAATTGGCCAGAAATTATTAATGAACTAGAAGAACATGAAGAGAGTCAAAATAGACCTGACTTGGTTTCTCGAGTTTTCCATTCAAAATTAGAAGAAATGAAAGATGAattatttaagagaaaaatattCGGTGAAGTTTCAGCTTATGTTTACGTCATTGAGCACCAAAAAAGAGGTCTTCCACATGCCCACTTCTTAATTATCTTACAAAGAGACTACAAATTATATGCACCAGAATCTTTTGATGAAATTGTTTCAGCAGAAATACCCGATAAAAACACAAACCCCCATCTTTATAAAATCGTTGTGAAGCATATGATGCACGGACCATGTGGAGTATTGAAACCGTCAAATATTTGCATGAAAAAAAATGGATTTTGCAAAAGTAATTATCCAAAAAACTATGCACCAAACACAACTGTAGGTAGTGATTGCTTTCCTATCTATAAGCGTCCACATAATGGGGTATATGTTAAAGTAAGAGGAAGCAAATTAGACAATCGTTGGGTTGTTCCATATAATCCATATTTACTAGCAAAATTTGATTGTCACATTAATGTCGAAATTTGCTCAACGGTAAAAGCAGTCAAATATCTCTACAAGTACATTTACAAAGGTCATGATCGGGTTGCTTTTAACTTGACTTCGGAAGAAAGTATTAATGAAGTAGATGAAATCAAACAATATCAGTGTGGTAGATGGATCACCCCTCCAGAAGCTATGTGGAGAAAATATGgatttattattaatgaaatgTATCCATCAGTATATAGCTTACATTTACATCTTGAAGATCAACAATCAGTCACTTTCCATGGAAATGCAGatctaaataatattttaaattcagacCGTTATCAAAAATCTATGCTTACAGAATTCTTTGCCACCAATAAAGTAGATGAAAATGCAAAAAGACTACTATACAAAGAATTTCCACAACATTACGTATGGGACAATCAGCACAAACAATGGACTCCacggaaaaagaaaaaagtaataGGACGAATTGTTACAGCAAATCCCCTTGAAGGTGAAAGATATTATCTCCGATTACTACTAAGCCATGTAAGAGGACCTACATCCTTCGAAGATCTAAGATATATTGATGGAATAGTAGCTCCAACATTTCGTGATGCAGCAACAATGCGTGGTCTTCTCCAAACAGATAATACCTTAGAAGATTGTTTGCAAGAAGCATCGATATTCCAAATGCCAAACAGTTTGAGACGGTTATTTGCAACAATATTGGTCTTCTGTAATCCTAATAATCCAAGATATCTGTGGGAACGATTCGAAAAAGAGATGTCAATAGATTACAAAACATCAGAAGATTCCACTTCAAACGTAAGACTCGAAGCACTGAAGTCAATTGCTTTAGCGATTGAGTCAATGGGGAAAGATATTAACACATTCAATCTCATAGACAACCACATCTCATTTGATGATGAAGAAATTCAGACAAGAGAAATCAACGATGAACTAGGTGTCGAAGTCCCAGAAGAAGATAACGCAACATCAGAATACTTAAATAACGAACAAAAAGAAATTTACGATGCTATCCTAGAAAAAGTATTTGACAATAAAAGTGCTGCTTTCTTTATAGATGGACCTGGTGGAACTGGAAAAACATTCTTATACAAGGCTCTTTTGGCTAAAATACGATCAAAAAATTTAGTAGCTTTAGCAACTGCATCTTCAGGTGTTGCTGCATCCATTCTTCCTGGTGGGAGAACTGCACATTCAAGGTTTAAAATTCCACTTCATACTGGAgataaaaacacatgttccgtGAGCAAACAAAGTGGTCTAGCAAACTTACTTCGCCaagcaaaattaataatatgggATGAAGCTCCAAtgacaagaaaacaacatttagAAGCATTTGACCAAATGCTAAAGGATATTACTGATTCAGATCTACCATTCGGAGGAAAAGTAGTTGTTTTTGGCGGAGATTTTAGACAAGTTTTACTAGTTGTTCGTAAAGGTACAAGAGAAGAACAAGTTCAATCAAGTTTGGTATATTCATATTTGTGGTCTACATTAACCAAATTTCGATTAATAGAAAACATGCGAGCAAGATTAGATCCAGCATTCTCAAATTATGTATTAGAAGTTGGAAACGGAATGCCTCCAAACACagttaatgaaataataaaaataccacACCAAATGCTTATTCCATACATTGAAGAAAAGATTTCCGTTGATCAACTGATAGAAGATGTTTTCAACAACCTTACTGATTTTTCTAACAATATTTCAACTGTGATGAATTGA